CTTATAGCTCTTGATTTTGAGAAAAGAGGCTTCATTGTATATTTGACCATTCTCGATGAAAAAGACTTCAAGTACGTCGAATCGAACCCCATAACAGATGATatcaactacttgaacttgaacgatACTTTAAGCTATGAATCACAATTGAGCAAGTTCCAGCAGTTGTTGGAGTTACCTGTAATTCCATTCCCTGGAGCTGAGCCTCATAACTTACGATTGGTAGGAGTCGTATTTGCTCCTAGTCTTTTTTTCCCTATTGGTCCCATAGAAAACATCACCGTAGCCACTTGGACAAAGTTCACTGATAGGGAGTTGCTCTACCTCAAGTTGTTCTCTTCTGGATTGATAAGTCTAATCAGAAACCAGCAGAGTAAAACAATTTTGATTAGCACCAATATCGTCAGTTCCTTGGAGATCCCCTACCATGCTCCAGAGACATTGTTCCAGAATCACTTGAAACATTTGTTCACTACTTTGACAAGGGAAGTCCGCCAGCATGGGTTGTCTGTAACCCAGGTAAGGTTGGGAAATTTACACCTCTCAAACCAACGTAGCAATTCTGGCTCGCGAATCGCCAATCTCGTAAACTCAGAGATTAGAAGCTGGGATGAAGATATGAGGTCCTTGTATGCTGATAGTTTTTCCAAAGCCCAGTATAAGGCTAACCCTATCAAATCTACTGGGGGAAGAGGTACGAGCCTTCGAGAATTGTACCATATTTTGTTTGACTTGCTCTATTCCAAGGGAAGAAGTCCCGGAATAGTGTACTGTGGAACTGGAGCAAGAGCGTATGCCATCATTTCCAAGTTATTGCCAGAGTCCTGGTTGGAATGGATCTTGAGATAGCAGTGTACATATTGAGAGCGTGTAAATAGCGGGGCAAGGAATAAGATATCAGGAAATATTTTTATGtcaattgcaagaagatATCATTATATTTCTAGCAACTTAATCTAATAACAATCAATCAATGTATACGACTCCATATAGTTTATCAACCATAACCATAACTCTAGCCCTAACTTTTTAGCAATCCGGTAAACACACTACTTTTGGTTTTCATCTCCTGGAAAATTTTCATAAATAGACAACTCAATTTCATcacattttcttttcttcttcttcacgTCCATGGTCAAAGATTTGTTTTCGAGGCTCACAAAAGGATCCTCGGATCTTCATATGCCTTGGGGAAAGTCTCCTGCCACATAAGCGGAAACGCAGTGGATTTACCAATCCACTTGAGAGGATTGTGGAATAAAATCAGAAGTTGTCAATTCCAGCGATGTTAAAGTTGTGATTATATCTACAGTGGAGTTGCTAATTCGTCTATGGATCTTGTCTCTTTCGAGCTCTGGCAATGAAAGTGTTCTGATTGGTCAGAatgagttgttgaagttgttccttttatttttttcacaATCACCTCTCATTGTCCCAGTTGGTCTTTATCCCATCTGGTGATTTCCTTTCAGAGGAACTGTTCGGCAATGGGAATTTGTTTCCTAAACGATAGTTATAACAAGTGATCAACAACTGTTGATTAACCCAATGGAGCTTACTCTTGACCCATGGACGtccttctctttttcttcaagccTGTGCCTGACTGTTGCCTGTGGTGATGGTTGAGGGTGCATAGTCGAATATGCCAGGCTTACTATCTATGTattttgtttcaacttcaggTGAGGTTGTGTAGTATTTATCGGTCATAGTTCATGCATTCGTGCAATTGTGTCAGACTTTACAATGATGAAACATACAAGCAAACATAGAGTCAAGCTCTGATTCATTCTATTTCACCGTCTGGAAAGATGACGGGTTCTAGGATAAGGACGAgagttgcaaaattttctgaaaagtcTTTTACATTTGTACGAAAGGAAGTGATATTGAACTGTTAAATATTATCGTCGCAAAATATTAGTGTTGTAATCCATTAATTGAACTATAGTACATATGTAATATACAATCATGAAACATTGAGAAGAATAAATAATGAGAGGAGTAGGATAGAGTCGCTATTCAACCTTCCAATGACTTGTAAGTGAAGTGCCACCGTTTGAACTACTATCGTTTCCCAGTAGTTCGGCAGCATAGAGTAAGATCGTAGTGGCCATATTGACCCAGTTCCAGAATTGCCATGGATGAACCACGATCAGCACTGCCGACGATGAGAAGAATCCCCAAATTTTCAACTCCGTACCTAATTCTCCACTGTACAGCAACATCAAGTGGGTATACACTGCGATGACTATACAAGGCGAGTAAGCGTAGATCAAGCTTATAATGGCCGATGGTGGTTGATGATGGGGAGGTTTGAGACGGAATGACTTCCTGTCTCTCAAAGGAGTTATTGGTTTGGTGACCTCCTTAAAGGAGATTGACTCTTCAAGATTCGTATCTTCTGTTGTCGGTATACTAGAAGCTAACTCTGAAAGCGACTTGTTAGAGGCTTGGCGAGACCTCGTGGCTTGTGGAGGAGTTCTGGGAGGTGTGTTTGGGTAAGCAGCGTTTTGATAGAGCAATGGAATAATCTTGGTAGCTGCGTAAAACACACCTATTCTATAggccaagttcaacaacaacgGCAAGGTCAACTTCTGGATTGCCATAAGGAGAAATTCCCAGATTGTCTTAAAGGAACCTGGAAGGTTTGAAGCTAGGAAAGGGATGAGCTGAGAGATTGGGTTGATGATCTGGTGAGGTAATTTGGGAATCTCGTTTCTTAAGTTATTTGTAGCTTGAGTGAATAGAGACGTCAATGTTCTTGTAGCTCCTTCAGAAAGTATGGGGAAGGTCTCGTAGATGCAACGAACTACGTAAGCAAACAAGAGAGACGATTCAATCATGGAGCCTTTTCCAGATACGATACCATATCCACCAATTCCGACCGTAAGAGTTAGCAACGAACCCAAGAGCGATGCTGAGACAATGTCGATGGTAAAGGGAAATACGTAGATTCTGTAGAGGAAGTAGAAGGCGGCTGTGATTGTTGAGCCACTTCCTACAAGCGAGATGATCAACCAAGTGTCTGATTTGTAGATAGTTAACCAGTTGATGGTTTGTCCGATGGCTTGGATAAGCAAAAGCGAGCAGAAACCTTCTAGGATTGTGAAGACTGGTGTAGCattgatcaacaagaaacgCCAGATATCCACAGGGTTGATGTACTTGTAGACGACCTTATTTTCTGTTCTGTAATATGACAAAAAGAACGTCAAAAGACTGGGAATGACAAAGTGTTGTGAATAGTAGAGGATGGAGATCCATCTGAAGtacttgcttcttcttgtgaCAAGTCTTATGGTCATAAGCAGAAAGTATAACAAGAACGTCGTTAAGGAGAAAGCCAATCCGCAAGTGACCCCTCCAACGTCAAACGCTAGGGGTATGGTCAATATTACAAGGACCAAATATAGGGTTCCTAGAAACGCTCTGACAGATCGTATTATTCTAGATAATACAGATGCCATGATGtgatgaatatgaatacGTGATATAGTGCAAGATTGGTAAGGAAGTGAACCTATCTGGATATgaaatgatgaagaatatgttaatgaagttgaatataTTTATGACGAAGtgaattgcaaattaaGTCAGTTAATCTAGTGGATAATTGAGGTCTGAGGAATCCAAAACATGAACAGTAGgaatgaaaagaatgcCAGATACAGTTGAAGGTTGAACAAAACTTTTGTATATCGTGATTTCGGTTCTGGGCAAACACTTTATGCTACAGGTATTGACGgttcagaagttgaaatgAATAAAGATCCGGAAGATCCAGCTAATTTGATGGAGAAGATATGGAAAAAAAAGATGGTAAAAATCTCACTAGAAAAAGGCGAGGAAAAAAAACTATTGAGTATACCCTTAAATTTACCAAATTAGATAAATATATTTTCGCTATGAAGGAGCCTATTTTTTCTAGGAAGCGCTGGGATTGTCACTTTTCGACAGTCAAAGAAATACACGTTATATACACGTATCGACTCAGCtaattcttcagcagcagaatctctttctggaatgAGGACATTGGCATTGACAACAAGTCCACCATTTGGAATTCGAATTGTAGAGGACGACGGGATGCTACGATGTCGCGCTATAATTTAAATTTCCAGTGCGAAATCTGGTGGTGATATGGAGAATGTCGCGTTTGGAATGATaactggaagaagatcagGGACCACAAAACGGACCAGTTATGAGCCAcaaaagagaaggagaacaGGTTGGCAGCGGAGCGAGGCCAGAGAAACAGAGTAAAAAGCGAGAGTCGCTGCTATGACTTTTCCCGATCCTAGCTTTGTATAGACAAGTCTAGCATCGAGATAAGTCGTCTGGCAAAATGTCGTGCTGGCTCCCCTATTTCATCTCGTTTTCCAACTGTGGGAAGCTTTTTGTGAATTTCAGCTTAAGGCAAGAGCCCACAGACAATGCTCGTATTGTTCAGGAACAGTTTCTCGTGGTGGAATGGGCGACAGCTGAAACTGGCTCTACAACAAGTTTCACGTTCATGTCGTCGACAGGCCATTTGTCTATACTGCCCGTTCTGGCTTACTGTCACACTACACTGGAGTAGGATCTTCTGACCTTAACGAGCGGCACCGCACAAACCACACACCAGCTGTAAATACCAATTCTAAATCCGTAGGTGGTAAATGCTGGCGTAGACTTTCTGTGCCGACAATGACGTTCAGAGCAAAGCTCAGGATAGTTCTCTCTCTGCGTAGTTTGTAGCTTCGGAATAATCCTATTGCAAATTCTGAACCATTTTGCAGCTCATCTTGCGTCTGCGAGAAAAGCTTATCTAAGATTCGAGATCTCTTCAACTGAAGATGTGCACCACTTTCCCTAGATTGACTAGGAATCgaggagaagaaggagcAGAAGAGACACAACCTGTAGTCGAAATAGGGCTGTCCAATCGGCTTTCTTCCAGGCAAAACTTTGTCCAGCCAGACTTCTACACTAGTAGAGCTACTGTAGATTCTTATACCGGAGCTTAGCTAATCAGGGCAAGACTGATATTCAAAAAAGCACTTCAGCTCAGGAAAGAGaggaacaagaagattcagCAGTTACCACCAGCTTCGGATCTTATTATCTGTATCACAAGCCAATATCTCGAATCAGTATATAATACCTGGAGAACAGGGGTAGAACGACCACTGTGGTAGATTACTTACTCTGCAACCAATTTGTGcgaattcaaaaagattACCCAAAAGGGCCATGACAATAGATGGCATCTTTTTGACttaaatttgaaaactcCCTGGGCAGTTCCATAAGGTGGTTCATGTAGCAGATCATTGTTCTCCATAAAGATTTTGTATGGGACTCAAATCCCCAAATGGGGTCTACAACCCGCTATTTCCAGTTTTTGAAAGGAGttttcctcttcgtcaCCAACCTGTCGCAGTCCAGTAGGTGACAAATCGCAACCGTTAGCGATGAGTGTCAAAATACGGACTTTATATGCAGATGAAGtttttatttttcacttctacCATGTTACTAGAGGATTGAAACTCGTCAAAAGAATCTTATTTTGACTGTGGTGTGTCGCTGAAACGAGAAACCAATGGCCAGACAAGTGAAGAGAAGACCGCATGCCTCGGCGAGACCGGAATCTTCTTCGGATTCCAAGAAGCCGAAGCTCAAACATGGAAGACACCAAATGAGAACCGTTACTAGAACAGCCAGAAGGCCCGGCCAACAggactttgaagaagaatcccAAGACACGTATGACAATCAACAGCTTGGTGAAGATGGGCAGaatgacgaagaaagcGAAGATGagcaagaaattgaacagGAAAGTGGAAAGGCATATGAAGCACTTTTGACCTTGTTAAAATCTGACCACAAGGAGTCGAAGCCAGCCAGGAAGTCTGACAAAGTGGAAGAAAAccaagacgaagaagaagaagacgatgaagaaatagcAGGAGCTAATGTACAAAACGAGGAAGATCaagataatgaagatgacaacGAGGTGCTAACatcagatgaagaagaggatgatgaagattcagCTCGAGGATTAGCACAAGATCCTCTTGAAGCCCATTTCAATCGTGTAGAGGATTCCTATATAGACAACCAAGAGAGGTTGGTCATCaaggaaagagaaaaatgGACtactgtagaaaagaagacatATGATAACTTGGGGTACTCTTCTTTGACCCAGAGTCCTCCAGGACGAGCTATATCCATTCCATCCAAGACGAAAGTTAAGATTTCTGACTTTTTCATTAAGAAAAGGGTGTTGGATGCCTTTGAGGCTACATATCCTTCtgattttgaaaagttATCTCCTTTAGACTTGGCGCTTTTAGAGCCTATGATGAAGTACCAGGACATCAACTTTCCTTATAAGACCTTCAGCAACACTTCATACAGAAAGTTGTATGCCCTTCATGCATTGAACCACATTTACAAAACCAGAGACAGAATCATAAAGAACACAacaaaattgaacaactaTAGAGAAGCTTTGAAAAATGGCACGGCCAATTTGGATTCCCAAGAACCGGAATTTAGGGATCAAGGGTTCACACGTCCAAAAGTGCTTATTCTCTTACCAACCAGAAATTCATGTTACGAATTGGTTGAACTACTCATTAAACTTTCAGGCTGtgaacaacaagaaaataaGAAAAAGTTCATGAATCAATTCTATGCTAAAGAATTACCACCAGACACCAAGCCTCTTGATTTTAGAGACTCTTTCAAAGGAAACAACAACGATTTCTTTTGTCTTGggttgaagttgacaaGAAAATCATTGAAGTTATACTCTTCATTCTACTCTTCCGATATAATTATTGCATCTCCTATCGGACTCTCTATGATCTTGGAGAACCCAGATAAGAAAAAGAGACAGTACgattttgtttcttctattgAAGTATTGATTGTTGACAGAGCcaaccaaattgaaatgCAAAACTGGGAAAATGTGGCTACAGTTATGCGTTATGTCAATAAAATCCCTAAAGATTTCCACGATGCAGACTTTTCAAGAATCAGAATGTGGTCTATCAATGACCAAAGTAAGCTACTCAGACAAAATTTGATCTTCAGTGAATACTTGACACCaaatatcaacaacttgataaCCTCCAAATCTTTCAACATCGGAAACAAGACAAAATTCAAGCCAATAATtaattccaacaattgtATTATGAACTCGATTggtttgaaattgaagcaGATTTTCCAAAGATTTGACAGCCCATCGCCGGTTCTGGATCCTGAAGTAAgattcaagttcttcatcaatACTGTATTACCATCGTTgatgaaatcttcttcgtattcTGACGGTATTATGATCTTTGTTCCTTCTTACTTTGACTATCTCAGAATCAAACACCACTTGAAGTCATCtaccaagttcaactttggATCCATTGACGAGTACAGTTCCCAGTCAAAGTCCACCAAGGCTAGACAACAGTTCATGGCTGGCAAAATCAATATCATGTTGTACACTGAAAGATTGCACTATTTtagaagatttgaaatcaGCGGGGTCAAGACGATGTTGATGTACGGTTTACCCAGCAATCCAGTCTTCTACAAGGAGTTGGTAAGATTTATTGGTAAATCTGTTTTTAGAGAACAATGtgacttggacttggctTTTGTCAAGATCCTATTCTCCAAATGGGACGCTGTTACTTTAGAGAGGGTCGTTGGTAACGAAAGGGCACATGCATTATGTAACTCACCTAATGAGTTATTTGAGTTTAGATAGTTTTCATAAAAATTCTCTACAATATAATattacaatttcaagacaTTAAGAGTCGTATATGACCAATTATAATCTAAATAACACTAATATACATCGGGGCAAACAATGAGCCGTTCTATGAACTCAAAGTATTGAAGGCCATTATGAAACATCCTATAGCTACATATGGACTCAATCTCTCACCAACTCTGGCAAATTTCCAAAATACACCTAAGATTCCAGTCTTTCTGCTGTCTAAGAGAGCAGGAGCTGTAGCATGGACGTAAGTACACGTGCAGATCAATAGGAGTATCACCTGTAACAACGAttggaagttgaacaaagcAGTCTTGAAGTGTTAGTATGAGATTTtaaaatctgaaaaaaaaGTAGATCTCCACTGAAAGAATCCAAAAGTTCAAAAATCGAAAAGTCCCTACAAgattcaacttggctttCCTCTCATAATGGACAGATCCTCAATACTCATGTACATACCATTGTTTTGTTCGCAGCTATTGGtaaagaaaatggaagtCCTGAGGATCACATAGTTTACAAACACATATTGAGATTGATGTCGCAGTGGaatatcaacaatgtcTCCAATGTCGCACTTCTTCCCTATACTTCTACACTTTAGAAGAGTTAAATTAAATCATATTTAGGACAATTGTTTGGTTCTAGACCTTTCACTTTGCTTTAGGTATGCTGTTCTTTTCTCAGTAGGATAATCTTTTGTCCAAAATGGGGTTTTCAAGGATTTCTATATCTTgcatttttcgcagccattctCATTTAAATATGAAGTGGTCAGTAATTGATTTAAGAGTTCAAGATATTCGTTTAGTTCTTCAAATGGCATTCGTTAAAttaaattatatataaatgtAGTAAATTCTTCTCGCTTTTGTGACCAAAGTGAATCAGTAGCTCTATTTCTTGCAAAACATTTCGCTAAATCTAAGAGGACAATCGTATTTGCCGGCTATCAACTCAATGAACTCCAACTTAGAATTGTCAGTCTGCCtttgaaattcaaaatacttgttgaattcGTTGACATTGCGCAACAAGGCAGTAGAGTGGTACTTTTGCTCTTTATCTCCAAACACACCAAGCAATTGTGTCCAACTCCATTCACCATTGATGTCATTGTATGATCTGGTTGGTCCCTTAATCATTCTCTCGACAGTGTAACCATCGTtattgatcaagaagatcttaGGCATGTTTGGCAAAAATTCCTTGTATTTGAGGAACGAAGACAATTCCTGGATAGTCATCTGGGCTGCCCCATCACCTTCAATTAAGATGATTCTTCTATCACTACCAAGGTCATTGACTGCCATGGTAGCACCGAAAGTGGATGGCAATGCATAGCCAATGGATCCATAGTAATTCTGGGTTAATAATTGAACACCTTGTGGAAGCATTATGTCAGGTAAAGCAAAGCAGAATGACATGGTGTCCATTACCAAAAGATCACCAGGCTGCAAATTCTCATTCAAATAGTCCACTAGTTTTGTTTGTGGAATGTAATCGGTATTGTTGTCTTGCTCATATAAAGTTGGTGGGAAGAACTTGTAGCtaatattattgttgtttaTGTTCTCAATCTTGTTGAGGTCTAATTTAAAGAGTAATGCATCCAACAACTGGCCCATAGAGAACAACCTCTTTCCAGACTCAGGATTTTTAATGTTAATGATGTGTTCATTGACCTTGATGTAATCAGGgttgatttcaatataCTCCTCGATATTGGAGAAGTCATTGGAATAACCAGCAGTCGTAGTTTCAGCATTAAAGTATCCcaaattgatcaagaaaTCGGTGTTTCTCTCCAATTGTCTGGACACTTCCTTGCTTGAAGAACCAATGCCAAAGTAAAGACCTACAAAGTTGCTGAGCGACTCATCTATGTTTCTAGCCATGTTTGTCgaaaacaacttgacgAAGTTGGAAGGTAATTTAGCAACAAGTgtattcaacttgtcttGAAGATTGAATCTGGTAGTCAAGCAATCCGACAACAACGATGGGTTCTTACTCTTGTACAATCTGAACAAAATAGCGTCAACAACGTCTTCTAATACTTCGACGCCAGAAGTGGTCAATTGGATTTCAAGAGGTAATGGGGTTTCATATAATCTATAGCTTGGGACTATTAAGTTGGTAATATCACAAGGGATAAAGAGGTATCCAGGTCTAGATTCCTGGAGAATCTTAACCAAAACTCTATCAATCTTTTCCATGTTCCTTTGCAAATCACTGTCTAAAGATTCCTGAATAACTGAGATAGGTTcaatcatcttcttgtagacATCATGATTTGGCTGACACAAAGGATTCTTGTTTTGAATTAAGTGGTGGTGGTTTCTAACGTCGCTGCCGTTAATGGCATGGTCACGTTGTGGTAAGGAGGTGGTGCCTACAATGTGAAGCACAGGAGAAAACTCAGCAAACGATCCAGCGATTCCGTTAATGGCCGACAATTCACCAACACCGAATGTAGAAATAAAAGTGCTCAAACCTCCAATGGCCCTGGAGTATCCATCAGCAGTGTAGGCACCATTCAATTCGTTACATAAGCCAATAAACTTTATGTCTCTTCCAGCGACAACTGGAGAGTACAAGTGTTCCAACAAATCGACATTGAAGTCGCCAGGAATACCAAAGATGGACCTCAACTTTGGATTAGCCTGAGAGATTCTGAGGAAGAGATACTCGCCCAAAGTGACGTTTTCAGGAACCGTAGGAGAAGAAGTGCCTGGAAGGCGTATTGTTTCTTGCACAGGGGTCATAGTATACGCTAAGAGATTTGGAAAgtatttcgcagccaacGATAAGAGTGCGGCACAGTGAAGTAGAGCAGATAAAAGGAAAGTGAATCCACGAAGATATTTGGGTTTATTTATACTGGTGGAGAAAGCCGAGAATACAGAAACACGGTTATAGGGGCTTCTGGAGTCCTGGGGTATAATTCGTGGACCCCATACCGATATCAGACGAGTCCCCCGTTTGTGTGGAGTGGTATGAGGAAAGTCTAGCTCTGGGCTCGCTTATGGACGGATATTCACGGGTATCGGGGCTAATTGCACAACCTGATGATGCCACTTCCTCCACGCTCCAGAATTGTGTGCCACTCGCAGTTCACTGGGAATAGAGGGGAGTTACGCCGAGAGCTCATTTCTCTTCCGAGATCACAGTTTTCGGGATAGCAGTTCCTTCAGGGTACAACAATTGAATTGCGGTGCTAACAGTCTGACTTTACGCAAGATGCTTTACAGAACTCTACTGAGTGGAGTCCAAGCTCACGTGCTCCCCAGTCACGGTGTTAGACTAGGTTGCAAATGCCAGGAAAGAAATTTCCCAGCTAATAGCAGGTACTCGGAATTAGTAAAATGATAGACTTCCTAGTCGCAGCAGATTCGCAATTGACTCAGACTGCATTGGTATGATTCAATTTGTGCGGTATGCATAGCATAATATTCTCAATGTGCGTCTGGATGCGAATCTCCTGGCATTGCCTTGAATAACCGAGTTGCCATGAAATGGATGTCGTGCCGTGGAAGGCGTCTGGTGTCTGGTTCGTTTAGGATACCCCATTCAGTTCCCGCTTTTGGATTTGTTCCAGACTCCTGAGCTACCCGAGAATCGCAACTGGAGACAGACTCGGTTAGTGGAGGAGATCGTTTTCTTCGAGATCTGTCTGATAACGGTTACTCGGAACGGTTGAGCCGGTTATCAATGGAATCAACGGCCTCAGACAAAAATCTGGGTGCCAAATATGGAGAggattttgcaacctgtTCGGCGATTATACATTTTCGTGTCTGAGATTTTTGGTCCGCAAGAATCTAAGACTTCCGCAGAAGCCATCCCACTCTTATTTGAGGAGCTGAATCCGCAAGAAAATGGCGGAGTATTCGGAAATTACATATTGGAGCTAGCAAGGTACAAGAGATGATGTCGTTAGTACAAATTCGTGTTTCGTCTGTCTGTAAATTCCGACATTTCTGGTACTTTCTGACAAGGCTCATTATGCCAGATCAAAAGTCGCCGAATTCCCGAAAAACCAATCAAGCTCAAAGAAAATCCTCAACTTACATTTCCATAAACTTCAGGAACCAACTTGCCTCTTTCCAGCTTCCAAACTCTGTCGCTTTCATCTTGACCATTTCTACTACTAATGGCTGTGAAATATAGTTGCCTACAAAGAACACCGATGTGCAGGACCGATATCCAGCATTCAAAAAAAAGTGTCTATAATGAATCGCTGATTGACTCAGACGTGAATCCCGTACGAACCATGACCATATAGCAAAACAACGAGTATCCATCATTACCATAGATATACGTATCTGAtcttttcatcaattctaATACAAGACATACAATTACCAAAAAAGGTGCTTCATTTTTCGCCTTGAAAGGACGACAAATCACGATCTAGTTATTGTCACCAGTCTCTTCCTACTTGCGAACAAAATCCACAAATCAGCTGGAATCACGACCCGTGAGAAATAAAAAACAGCAATACAAGCATTCCAAAGTCGGATAGACCACTTTCCCATACCTTTATCCACATTTTAGTGTCAAGATGGCGGACTATACTGAGCCATTCCAGATGGACGAAGAGTTGCGAGAAAGCTCTATGGACACTACAAACACAGAAGGCACATTCCAATCATTGAGAATACCGACAAGCTATATGGACggaaatggaaatgacAGCAGTAACAATGATTCACATATAAATATCAACGGTGCTAACGATATACCGATTCTGGGAATTGAACTGGATATCACACCTAGATATGCGGACATCCTTGATTCGCAGCGACTTTACGACGACAACAGATTTATACGGACAAAGCTTGAGCAACTCAAACTCGAAGAGGGAGCATTTACAGGAGGTACCAACActaccgaagaagaaagtgaacaacaagttgatgaagagaGGGCATACGAAGAAGACCTAGACGATAAACTAGATATGAAATTACAGAGAAAATTGCAGAAAGAGTATGaatccaacttgaagttccaCATTCTGCAGCCTCTCACACCACCAGAGAATTTTGCCCCaatcatcaacaagatctacaggtcttcttttcctcaACCAAACAACTTTACATTCTTGAGAAAGCTAAAATTGAAGTCTGTGCTTTGTTTGATTCCCGAAGAATACCCTCAGCTTCATCTTGAGTTCTTGGAGCACGAGAACATCAAACTTTTCCAGTTGGGAATGTCAGGAAACAAAGAGCCGTTTGTGAAAATCAGTTCAGACTTGATTACTGAAGCAGCAAAAATAGTTCTCAATCCAGAAAACCAGCCAATCTTGATCCATTGCAATAGGGGCAAACATAGAACCGGATGCTTGGTAGGAGTATTACGTAGGTTACAGAAATGGTCGTTAACGATTATCTTTGACGAGTACAGAAAGTTTGCCGCTCCTAAGGAAAGACCCATGGATCAGCAGTTT
This window of the Scheffersomyces stipitis CBS 6054 chromosome 6, complete sequence genome carries:
- a CDS encoding predicted protein, whose protein sequence is MVAEPVQATLETLSYFYRKSSDFLSSSQEKLFEGNSLDKLTSLYPFDIANDDSLVSITRGRSQTSWLSRCFDQKWKSLTILTIGLGTVGSIWYYHKNYGSQSISSRTHKQNHSSVNTRRVPKLSNGARRDIVLVVGSPTEPLTRLIALDFEKRGFIVYLTILDEKDFKYVESNPITDDINYLNLNDTLSYESQLSKFQQLLELPVIPFPGAEPHNLRLVGVVFAPSLFFPIGPIENITVATWTKFTDRELLYLKLFSSGLISLIRNQQSKTILISTNIVSSLEIPYHAPETLFQNHLKHLFTTLTREVRQHGLSVTQVRLGNLHLSNQRSNSGSRIANLVNSEIRSWDEDMRSLYADSFSKAQYKANPIKSTGGRGTSLRELYHILFDLLYSKGRSPGIVYCGTGARAYAIISKLLPESWLEWILR
- a CDS encoding predicted protein; its protein translation is MARQVKRRPHASARPESSSDSKKPKLKHGRHQMRTVTRTARRPGQQDFEEESQDTYDNQQLGEDGQNDEESEDEQEIEQESGKAYEALLTLLKSDHKESKPARKSDKVEENQDEEEEDDEEIAGANVQNEEDQDNEDDNEDDEDSARGLAQDPLEAHFNRVEDSYIDNQERLVIKEREKWTTVEKKTYDNLGYSSLTQSPPGRAISIPSKTKVKISDFFIKKRVLDAFEATYPSDFEKLSPLDLALLEPMMKYQDINFPYKTFSNTSYRKLYALHALNHIYKTRDRIIKNTTKLNNYREALKNGTANLDSQEPEFRDQGFTRPKVLILLPTRNSCYELVELLIKLSGCEQQENKKKFMNQFYAKELPPDTKPLDFRDSFKGNNNDFFCLGLKLTRKSLKLYSSFYSSDIIIASPIGLSMILENPDKKKRQYDFVSSIEVLIVDRANQIEMQNWENVATVMRYVNKIPKDFHDADFSRIRMWSINDQSKLLRQNLIFSEYLTPNINNLITSKSFNIGNKTKFKPIINSNNCIMNSIGLKLKQIFQRFDSPSPVSDPEVRFKFFINTVLPSLMKSSSYSDGIMIFVPSYFDYLRIKHHLKSSTKFNFGSIDEYSSQSKSTKARQQFMAGKINIMLYTERLHYFRRFEISGVKTMLMYGLPSNPVFYKELVRFIGKSVFREQCDLDLAFVKILFSKWDAVTLERVVGNERAHALCNSPNELFEFR
- a CDS encoding predicted protein; this translates as MASVLSRIIRSVRAFLGTLYLVLVILTIPLAFDVGGVTCGLAFSLTTFLLYFSLMTIRLVTRRSKYFRWISILYYSQHFVIPSLLTFFLSYYRTENKVVYKYINPVDIWRFLLINATPVFTILEGFCSLLLIQAIGQTINWLTIYKSDTWLIISLVGSGSTITAAFYFLYRIYVFPFTIDIVSASLLGSLLTLTVGIGGYGIVSGKGSMIESSLLFAYVVRCIYETFPILSEGATRTLTSLFTQATNNLRNEIPKLPHQIINPISQLIPFLASNLPGSFKTIWEFLLMAIQKLTLPLLLNLAYRIGVFYAATKIIPLLYQNAAYPNTPPRTPPQATRSRQASNKSLSELASSIPTTEDTNLEESISFKEVTKPITPLRDRKSFRLKPPHHQPPSAIISLIYAYSPCIVIAVYTHLMLSYSGELGTELKIWGFFSSSAVSIVVHPWQFWNWVNMATTILLYAAELSGNDSSSNGGTSLTSHWKVE
- a CDS encoding predicted protein, translating into TALFNFQSLLQVILLLICTCTYVHATAPALLDSRKTGILGVFWKFARVGERLSPYVAIGCFIMAFNTLSS
- the ARO10 gene encoding pyruvate decarboxylase (PDC6) (PDC3) (pyruvate decarboxylase [EC:4.1.1.1] [KO:K01568]), producing the protein MTPVQETIRLPGTSSPTVPENVTLGEYLFLRISQANPKLRSIFGIPGDFNVDLLEHLYSPVVAGRDIKFIGLCNELNGAYTADGYSRAIGGLSTFISTFGVGELSAINGIAGSFAEFSPVLHIVGTTSLPQRDHAINGSDVRNHHHLIQNKNPLCQPNHDVYKKMIEPISVIQESLDSDLQRNMEKIDRVLVKILQESRPGYLFIPCDITNLIVPSYRLYETPLPLEIQLTTSGVEVLEDVVDAILFRLYKSKNPSLLSDCLTTRFNLQDKLNTLVAKLPSNFVKLFSTNMARNIDESLSNFVGLYFGIGSSSKEVSRQLERNTDFLINLGYFNAETTTAGYSNDFSNIEEYIEINPDYIKVNEHIINIKNPESGKRLFSMGQLLDALLFKLDLNKIENINNNNISYKFFPPTLYEQDNNTDYIPQTKLVDYLNENLQPGDLLVMDTMSFCFALPDIMLPQGVQLLTQNYYGSIGYALPSTFGATMAVNDLGSDRRIILIEGDGAAQMTIQELSSFLKYKEFLPNMPKIFLINNDGYTVERMIKGPTRSYNDINGEWSWTQLLGVFGDKEQKYHSTALLRNVNEFNKYFEFQRQTDNSKLEFIELIAGKYDCPLRFSEMFCKK
- a CDS encoding predicted protein, whose product is MPSIVMALLGNLFEFAQIGCRLSSGIRIYSSSTSVEVWSDKVLPGRKPIGQPYFDYRLCLFCSFFSSIPSQSRESGAHLQLKRSRILDKLFSQTQDESQNGSEFAIGLFRSYKLRRERTISSFASNVIVGTESLRQHLPPTDLELVFTAGVWFVRCRSLRSEDPTPV